In Brassica rapa cultivar Chiifu-401-42 chromosome A06, CAAS_Brap_v3.01, whole genome shotgun sequence, a single window of DNA contains:
- the LOC103873259 gene encoding zinc finger CCCH domain-containing protein 42: MNPLTQIKWTQAINAKESDLGISEEASWHSKYKNSAYIYAGGLAFDLTEGDLLAVFAQYGEVVDVNLIRDKGTGKSKGFAFLAYEDQRSTILAVDNLNGAQVLGRTIKVDHCSKYTKREEEDEDTRQHNREARGVCRAFQRGDCTRGDSCKFSHDEKRAANTGWGHEEDRSAKWDHDKFNGPNKGGGHRGDFQPDPNYRGKGRGERDRVDREPRSRDSYDRREQKISGRLDDSQYSRHDAENDYARDDKRSRTHDMEKSKERSRRDYNDREGEGSSRQSGKDSDYSSRDARRR; the protein is encoded by the exons ATGAATCCATTGACGCAGATAAAGTGGACACAGGCTATAAACGCCAAGGAATCAGATCTAGGGATCTCGGAAGAGGCCTCGTGGCATTCCAAGTACAAAAACTCTGCTTATATCTACGCCGGAGGCTTAGCTTTCGATCTCACAGAGGGTGATCTCCTCGCCGTCTTCGCACA ATATGGTGAAGTCGTTGATGTCAATCTTATCAGAGACAAGGGCACTGGAAAATCAAAGGGTTTTGCTTTTCTTGCTTATGAGGATCAAAGAAGCACCATTCTCGCTGTTG ATAATCTGAATGGAGCTCAGGTCTTGGGGAGGACCATCAAGGTGGACCATTGTAGCAAATACACTAAGCGAGAGGAGGAAGACGAAGACACGCGACAGCACAACAGAGAGGCACGTGGTGTCTGCAGAGCTTTTCAGAGAGGAGACTGTACTCGTGGTGATTCTTGTAAATTCTCCCACGACGAGAAA AGAGCTGCAAATACTGGTTGGGGTCATGAAGAGGATAGAAGCGCCAAGTGGGATCATGACAAGTTTAATGGTCCCAACAAGGGTGGTGGCCATCGAGGAGACTTCCAACCTGATCCGAATTACAGAGGAAAGGGTCGTGGAGAaagagatagagtggacagggaGCCAAGGTCTAGAGATTCTTACGATAGGAGGGAACAAAAGATATCAGGACGTCTTGATGATTCGCAATATTCAAGACACGATGCTGAAAATGATTATGCAAGGGACGACAAGAGATCCAGAACACATGATATGGAGAAATCGAAGGAAAGATCTAGAAGGGATTATAACGACAGGGAAGGAGAAGGTTCAAGTCGGCAATCGGGGAAAGATAGTGATTATTCGAGCAGGGATGCTCGCCGTCGCTAA
- the LOC103873258 gene encoding E3 ubiquitin-protein ligase AIRP2: MARVSFKDSLKALEADIQHANTVALDYPREKDGARVQMRLSYNPAAQFLLFLVQWTDCHLAGALGLLRVLIYMTYADGKTTMSVYERKTSIKDFYAVIFPSLLQLERGITDIDDRKQKEVCKVRYRNKEEIERVKLSERDEECGICMEMNSMVVLPNCTHSLCIKCYRDWHGRSESCPFCRDSLKRVNSGDLWMLMERSDTVSLHTVERENKKRLFVYIEKLTLVVPDQVFAASPYDCHVK; the protein is encoded by the exons ATGGCAAGAGTGTCGTTCAAGGATTCTCTGAAAGCTCTCGAAGCTGATATCCAACACGCTAACACTGT TGCTTTGGATTATCCTCGGGAGAAGGATGGAGCTCGTGTTCAGATGAGGCTATCCTACAACCCGGCAGCTCAGTTTTTACTCTTTCTCGTCCAATGGACTGATTGCCACCTTGCCGGTGCACTCGGTTTGCTCAGAGTTCTCATTTACATG ACCTATGCGGATGGGAAGACCACAATGTCGGTTTACGAGAGAAAAACCAGTATTAAAGATTTCTATG CTGTGATATTTCCCTCGCTGTTGCAACTAGAAAGAGGTATCACAGACATCGATGACCGCAAACAGAAAGAGGTATGCAAAGTACGGTACAGAAACAAAGAGGAGATCGAAAGAGTAAAGCTCTCGGAGAGAGACGAAGAGTGCGGTATATGTATGGAGATGAACAGCATGGTTGTTCTACCCAATTGTACACATTCTTTATGCATCAAGTGTTACCGTGACTG GCATGGGAGGTCAGAGTCATGCCCTTTCTGCAGGGACAGTctgaagagagtaaactcaggAGACTTGTGGATGTTGATGGAGAGATCAGATACGGTCAGTCTCCATACGGTGGAGAGGGAGAATAAGAAGAGGCTGTTTGTGTACATAGAGAAGCTAACTCTAGTGGTTCCAGATCAAGTGTTTGCTGCTTCTCCTTATGATTGCCATGTCAAGTGA